From one Xiphophorus hellerii strain 12219 chromosome 18, Xiphophorus_hellerii-4.1, whole genome shotgun sequence genomic stretch:
- the LOC116708303 gene encoding tubulin beta-4B chain-like isoform X1, which yields MREIVHLQAGQCGNQIGAKFWEVISDEHGIDPTGVYHGDSDLQLDRINVYYNEASGGKYVPRAVLVDLEPGTMDSVRSGPFGQVFRPDNFVFGQSGAGNNWAKGHYTEGAELVDSVLDVVRKEAEGCDCMQGFQLTHSLGGGTGSGMGTLLISKIREEYPDRIMNTFSVVPSPKVSDTVVEPYNATLSVHQLVENTDETYCIDNEALYDICFRTLKLTTPTYGDLNHLVSATMSGVTTCLRYPGQLNADLRKLAVNMVPFPRLHFFMPGFAPLTSRGSQQYRALTVPELTLQMFDAKNMMAACDPRHGRYLTVAAIFRGRMSMKEVDEQMLNVQNKNSSYFVEWIPNNVKTAVCDIPPRGLKMSSTFIGNSTAIQELFKRISEQFTAMFRRKAFLHWYTGEGMDEMEFTEAESNMNDLVSEYQQYQDATAEEEGEFEEEGEEDA from the exons ATGAGGGAAATTGTTCATCTACAAGCAGGCCAATGCGGCAACCAGATTGGAGCAAAG TTCTGGGAGGTAATAAGTGATGAACATGGCATCGATCCAACCGGGGTATACCACGGAGACAGCGACTTACAGCTGGACCGGATCAACGTTTATTACAACGAGGCATCAG GTGGAAAATATGTCCCTCGTGCGGTGTTGGTTGACTTGGAGCCAGGCACAATGGACTCTGTGAGGTCTGGTCCTTTTGGGCAGGTGTTTAGACctgacaattttgtttttg GCCAGAGTGGCGCTGGTAATAACTGGGCTAAAGGCCACTACACGGAAGGAGCTGAGCTGGTGGACTCTGTCCTGGATGTGGTGAGAAAAGAGGCAGAGGGCTGCGACTGCATGCAGGGCTTCCAGCTCACCCACTCCCTGGGAGGAGGCACCGGCTCTGGCATGGGCACACTCCTCATCAGCAAGATCCGGGAGGAGTACCCAGATCGCATCATGAACACTTTCAGTGTTGTGCCATCGCCTAAG GTGTCAGACACTGTGGTGGAGCCCTATAATGCCACCCTCTCTGTCCATCAGCTGGTTGAAAACACTGATGAGACCTACTGCATTGACAATGAGGCGCTGTATGACATCTGCTTCCGTACATTAAAACTTACCACCCCTACTTACGGTGATCTGAACCACCTGGTCTCGGCCACCATGAGTGGTGTAACCACCTGTCTACGGTACCCTGGTCAGCTGAACGCTGACTTAAGGAAACTGGCTGTCAACATGGTGCCGTTTCCCAGACTGCACTTCTTTATGCCAGGCTTTGCCCCCCTGACAAGCCGAGGCAGCCAGCAGTACAG GGCCCTGACAGTTCCTGAACTCACCCTACAGATGTTTGATGCCAAGAACATGATGGCAGCTTGTGATCCACGCCATGGCCGTTACCTCACAGTCGCCGCCATCTTCCGAGGCCGGATGTCCATGAAAGAGGTGGACGAGCAGATGCTGAACGTGCAGAACAAGAACAGCAGCTACTTTGTAGAGTGGATTCCAAACAATGTAAAGACAGCCGTCTGCGACATCCCACCGCGTGGACTCAAGATGTCCTCTACGTTCATCGGAAACAGCACAGCCATTCAAGAGCTCTTCAAGCGAATCTCTGAACAGTTCACCGCCATGTTCCGCCGCAAGGCTTTCCTTCACTG GTACACCGGTGAGGGCATGGACGAGATGGAGTTCACTGAGGCGGAGAGCAACATGAATGACTTGGTGTCGGAATATCAGCAGTACCAGGATGCCACcgcagaggaggagggagagttTGAAGAAGAGGGTGAAGAAGATGCCTAA
- the LOC116708303 gene encoding tubulin beta-4B chain-like isoform X2, translated as MREIVHLQAGQCGNQIGAKFWEVISDEHGIDPTGVYHGDSDLQLDRINVYYNEASGGKYVPRAVLVDLEPGTMDSVRSGPFGQVFRPDNFVFGQSGAGNNWAKGHYTEGAELVDSVLDVVRKEAEGCDCMQGFQLTHSLGGGTGSGMGTLLISKIREEYPDRIMNTFSVVPSPKVSDTVVEPYNATLSVHQLVENTDETYCIDNEALYDICFRTLKLTTPTYGDLNHLVSATMSGVTTCLRYPGQLNADLRKLAVNMVPFPRLHFFMPGFAPLTSRGSQQYRALTVPELTLQMFDAKNMMAACDPRHGRYLTVAAIFRGRMSMKEVDEQMLNVQNKNSSYFVEWIPNNVKTAVCDIPPRGLKMSSTFIGNSTAIQELFKRISEQFTAMFRRKAFLHWYTGEGMDEMEFTEAESNMNDLVSEYQQYQDATAEEEGEFEEEGEEDA; from the exons ATGAGGGAAATTGTTCATCTTCAAGCTGGCCAATGCGGCAACCAGATTGGAGCAAAG TTCTGGGAGGTAATAAGTGATGAACATGGCATCGATCCAACCGGGGTATACCACGGAGACAGCGACTTACAGCTGGACCGGATCAACGTTTATTACAACGAGGCATCAG GTGGAAAATATGTCCCTCGTGCGGTGTTGGTTGACTTGGAGCCAGGCACAATGGACTCTGTGAGGTCTGGTCCTTTTGGGCAGGTGTTTAGACctgacaattttgtttttg GCCAGAGTGGCGCTGGTAATAACTGGGCTAAAGGCCACTACACGGAAGGAGCTGAGCTGGTGGACTCTGTCCTGGATGTGGTGAGAAAAGAGGCAGAGGGCTGCGACTGCATGCAGGGCTTCCAGCTCACCCACTCCCTGGGAGGAGGCACCGGCTCTGGCATGGGCACACTCCTCATCAGCAAGATCCGGGAGGAGTACCCAGATCGCATCATGAACACTTTCAGTGTTGTGCCATCGCCTAAG GTGTCAGACACTGTGGTGGAGCCCTATAATGCCACCCTCTCTGTCCATCAGCTGGTTGAAAACACTGATGAGACCTACTGCATTGACAATGAGGCGCTGTATGACATCTGCTTCCGTACATTAAAACTTACCACCCCTACTTACGGTGATCTGAACCACCTGGTCTCGGCCACCATGAGTGGTGTAACCACCTGTCTACGGTACCCTGGTCAGCTGAACGCTGACTTAAGGAAACTGGCTGTCAACATGGTGCCGTTTCCCAGACTGCACTTCTTTATGCCAGGCTTTGCCCCCCTGACAAGCCGAGGCAGCCAGCAGTACAG GGCCCTGACAGTTCCTGAACTCACCCTACAGATGTTTGATGCCAAGAACATGATGGCAGCTTGTGATCCACGCCATGGCCGTTACCTCACAGTCGCCGCCATCTTCCGAGGCCGGATGTCCATGAAAGAGGTGGACGAGCAGATGCTGAACGTGCAGAACAAGAACAGCAGCTACTTTGTAGAGTGGATTCCAAACAATGTAAAGACAGCCGTCTGCGACATCCCACCGCGTGGACTCAAGATGTCCTCTACGTTCATCGGAAACAGCACAGCCATTCAAGAGCTCTTCAAGCGAATCTCTGAACAGTTCACCGCCATGTTCCGCCGCAAGGCTTTCCTTCACTG GTACACCGGTGAGGGCATGGACGAGATGGAGTTCACTGAGGCGGAGAGCAACATGAATGACTTGGTGTCGGAATATCAGCAGTACCAGGATGCCACcgcagaggaggagggagagttTGAAGAAGAGGGTGAAGAAGATGCCTAA
- the LOC116708304 gene encoding tubulin beta chain-like: MREIVHIQAGQCGNQIGSKFWEVISDEHGIDQTGRYNGDSDLQLERICVYFNEALGGKYVPRAVLVDLEPGTMDAVRSGPFGQVFRPDNFVFGQSGAGNNWAKGHYTEGAELVDSVLDVTRKEAEGCDCMQGFQLTHSLGGGTGSGMGTLLISKIREEYPDRIMNTFSVVPSPKVSDTVVEPYNATLSVHQLVENTDETFCIDNEALYDICFRTLKITTPTYGDLNHLVSATMSGVTTCLRFPGQLNADLRKLAVNMVPFPRLHFFMPGFAPLTSRGSQQYRALTVPELTRQMFDAKNMMAACDPRHGRYLTVAVIFRGRMSMKEVDEQMLNVQNKNSSYFVEWIPNNVKTAVCDIPPRGLKMSSTFIGNSTAIQELFKRISEQFTAMFRRKAFLHWYTGEGMDEMEFTEAESNMNDLVSEYQQYQDATVDDDGEYEEDEEDA; encoded by the exons ATGAGGGAAATTGTTCATATTCAAGCTGGCCAATGCGGGAACCAAATTGGATCAAAG TTCTGGGAGGTAATAAGTGATGAACATGGCATCGACCAAACCGGTCGATACAACGGAGACAGCGACCTGCAGCTGGAACGGATATGCGTTTATTTCAACGAAGCCTTAG GTGGAAAATATGTCCCTCGTGCCGTGTTGGTTGACTTGGAGCCAGGCACTATGGACGCTGTGAGGTCTGGTCCTTTTGGGCAGGTGTTTAGACctgacaattttgtttttg GCCAGAGTGGCGCTGGTAATAACTGGGCTAAAGGCCACTACACGGAAGGAGCTGAGCTGGTGGACTCTGTCCTGGATGTGACGAGAAAAGAGGCAGAGGGCTGCGACTGCATGCAGGGCTTCCAGCTCACCCACTCCCTGGGAGGAGGCACCGGCTCTGGCATGGGCACACTCCTCATCAGCAAGATCCGGGAGGAGTACCCAGATCGCATCATGAACACTTTCAGTGTTGTGCCATCGCCTAAG GTGTCAGACACTGTGGTGGAGCCCTATAATGCCACCCTCTCTGTCCATCAGCTGGTTGAGAACACTGATGAAACCTTCTGCATTGACAATGAGGCGCTGTATGACATCTGCTTCCGTACATTAAAAATTACCACCCCTACCTACGGTGATCTGAACCACCTGGTCTCGGCCACCATGAGTGGTGTAACCACCTGTCTACGATTCCCTGGTCAGCTGAACGCTGACTTAAGGAAACTGGCTGTCAACATGGTGCCGTTTCCCAGACTGCACTTCTTCATGCCAGGCTTTGCCCCCCTGACGAGCCGAGGCAGCCAGCAGTACAG GGCCCTGACAGTTCCTGAACTCACCCGGCAGATGTTTGATGCCAAGAACATGATGGCAGCTTGTGATCCGCGCCACGGCCGTTACCTCACAGTCGCCGTCATCTTCCGAGGCCGGATGTCCATGAAGGAGGTGGACGAGCAGATGCTGAACGTGCAGAACAAGAATAGCAGCTACTTTGTAGAGTGGATTCCAAACAATGTAAAGACAGCCGTCTGCGACATCCCACCGCGTGGACTCAAGATGTCCTCTACGTTCATCGGAAACAGCACAGCCATTCAAGAGCTCTTCAAGCGCATTTCGGAGCAGTTCACCGCCATGTTCCGCCGCAAGGCTTTCCTTCACTG GTACACCGGTGAAGGCATGGACGAGATGGAGTTCACCGAGGCAGAGAGCAACATGAATGACTTGGTGTCGGAATATCAGCAGTACCAGGACGCCACCGTAGATGACGATGGAGAGTAtgaagaggatgaagaagatGCCTAA
- the ndufc2 gene encoding LOW QUALITY PROTEIN: NADH dehydrogenase [ubiquinone] 1 subunit C2 (The sequence of the model RefSeq protein was modified relative to this genomic sequence to represent the inferred CDS: deleted 1 base in 1 codon): MGIVPEDGKVLPPPGIVNRNSVWLSGIGWFSAMLNNAFNHRPPLKSGVHRQFLFATLGWYIGYHLTKYENYTYARLDRDMNEYVKLHPERFETKEKKTFAEIVEPFHPIR, translated from the exons ATGGGGATTGTTCCAGAGGACGGAAAGGTTCTCCCTCCCCCCGGAATCGTTAACAGGAACTCGGTGTGGCTGTCCGGTATTGGCTGGTTTAGCGCGATGCTG AATAACGCTTTCAACCACAGGCCGCCTCTGAAGTCAG gtgtTCATCGGCAGTTCCTTTTTGCAACTCTTGGCTGGTACATCGGTTATCATcttacaaaatatgaaaactacaCTTATGCCAGGCTGGACCGAGACATGAATGAGTATGTTAAACTCCACCCTGAAAGATTTGAAACTAAAG AAAAAAAGACCTTTGCAGAGATTGTCGAGCCGTTCCATCCAATTCGCTGA
- the thrsp gene encoding thyroid hormone-inducible hepatic protein: MQSAESKFNRNSMLLTLKRYSSAVGDMEKTILLPSLLRDVPSDCEAADETCRDLYANYLMLKAIRNTVESSLVPLDDQKAKIATFTKNLEPFLEADPEALFLFHLRGLFSVMSDPHKGDSEPH, from the coding sequence ATGCAGTCTGCCGAATCCAAATTCAACAGAAACAGCATGCTTCTGACCCTGAAGCGATACAGCTCAGCCGTCGGTGACATGGAGAAGACCATCCTCCTGCCAAGCCTGCTGCGAGACGTCCCCTCTGACTGCGAAGCAGCGGATGAGACCTGCAGAGATCTCTACGCCAACTACTTGATGCTGAAGGCCATTCGAAACACAGTGGAGAGCAGCCTGGTTCCCCTGGACGATCAGAAGGCCAAAATCGCCACATTCACCAAGAACCTGGAGCCTTTCCTGGAGGCTGATCCTGAAGCATTATTTCTCTTCCACCTGAGAGGACTGTTTTCTGTGATGAGCGATCCTCACAAAGGAGACTCGGAGCCTCACTGA
- the guca1c gene encoding guanylyl cyclase-activating protein 3 encodes MGSYSSNLDDILEEDMHHWYTKFMRESPSGLITLFELKTMLDMNGMTEEANSYVDQVFYTFDMDGDGYLDFVEYIAAISLLLKGEVNQKLKWYFKLFDQDGNGKIDKDELETIFKAIQDITRSYEIPPETIVTLIYEKIDVKGEGELTLEEFISGAREHPDIMDMLTRMMDLTQVLEIIVKGQRRNAVN; translated from the exons ATGGGCTCCTACAGCTCAAACCTGGATGATATCTTGGAGGAGGACATGCATCACTGGTACACAAAGTTCATGAGGGAATCTCCCTCAGGACTAATCACTCTGTTTGAGCTGAAGACAATGCTTGACATGAACGGCATGACAGAAGAGGCCAACAGTTATGTGGACCAGGTGTTCTATACCTTTGATATGGACGGG gaCGGCTATTTAGACTTTGTGGAATACATCGCAGCTATAAGTTTATTGCTGAAGGGAGAAGtaaatcagaaattaaagtGGTACTTCAAGCTTTTTGATCAAGACGGAAATGGGAAAATTGACAAGGATGAGCTGGAAACTATATTTAAG GCTATTCAAGATATCACCAGAAGTTACGAGATACCTCCAGAGACAATTGTGACTCTTATATATGAGAAAATTGACGTCAAAGGAGAAG GTGAGTTGACGCTGGAAGAGTTCATCAGCGGAGCGAGGGAGCATCCTGACATCATGGATATGCTCACAAGAATGATGGATCTCACACAAGTCTTGGAAATTATAGTCAAAGGTCAAAGGAGGAACGCCGTGAATTGA
- the c15h3orf52 gene encoding uncharacterized protein c15h3orf52 isoform X1 codes for MKSGEIELEEIKTNSDQKEMVDGRDGEASVENSLLSQSNNGGTTCIEPKHKNRTSLQNCLSHKGKRSKLIAAFIVILLITIVIIISVLVCCANNDDEDEKFDRTTFNLQQKFNGSFQMEIPFSNETQGLNDVQGKLTKLYESSHALGRFFSNAETFHLGSESAVVQYKLTFIFPEEELRNSTLSREIVYNVFRQFLYDQNEEESGTMFILPSSLKMHTMH; via the exons ATGAAATCTGGGGAGATTGAGTTGGAAGAAATTAAGACAAATTCGGACCAAAAG GAAATGGTAGATGGTCGAGATGGTGAGGCCAGTGTGGAAAACTCTTTGCTTTCTCAG AGCAATAATGGGGGAACAACATGCATTGAACCAAAGCATAAGAACAGGACAAGTCTACAG AATTGTTTATCCCACAAAGGAAAACGCAGCAAACTGATTGCTGCCTTCATTGTCATTCTCCTTATAACTATTGTGATCATCATCTCTGTGCTTGTGTGCTGCG cGAACAATGACGATGAAGATGAAAAATTTGACCGAACAACGTTTAATCTGCAACAGAAATTTAATGGGAGCTTCCAGATGGAAAttccattttcaaatgaaaccCAAGGTCTCAACGACGTCCAGGGAAAG CTGACCAAGCTCTACGAATCCTCCCATGCTCTGGGTCGTTTCTTCTCAAACGCAGAGACATTTCACCTTGG GAGTGAGTCTGCTGTCGTGCAATACAAGCTGACATTTATCTTTCCAGAAGAAGAGCTTAGAAACTCCACTCTTAGCAGAGAGATTGTGTACAATGTGTTCAGGCAGTTCCTCTACGATCAGAATGAAGAAGAATCTGGGACTATGTTCATTCTCCCAAGTTCCTTGAAAATGCACACCATGCATTAA